One Rhineura floridana isolate rRhiFlo1 chromosome 14, rRhiFlo1.hap2, whole genome shotgun sequence genomic region harbors:
- the SEMA7A gene encoding semaphorin-7A isoform X1 — translation MGFETRRAAFLIVMWTSQLLPPSASCRMASPRIVTSPLGEKRFQFDSSENHIVLYHEKGTPSVYVGAVGMLYYYNFENSTNYAVSFGTEGTLSSCRKRKDAKNYLTLLEKYEGKLLICGTNACNPTCWNWVDGKKEPGINAQGLAPFGLDQNDLVLIDGKDIYSTIKKHQYNGRIPRFRRIRGSAELYTSDTVMNKPQFVKAAVIKQNEAYNDKIYYFFREENPEWPKNAAAPTSVSRVAQLCKGDQGGSGSLSGAKWTTFLKATLLCVDSATDRHFNRLQDVFIVEAADWPETRVYGLFLNEWGYAAVCVYTVGDIDKVFRTSPLKGYNGQLPTVRPGQCQEGEQLTPPETFKVADSHPEVAHKVKQDAILFHSKHRYQQIGVHQVQVADKNTYTVLYLATDKGTIHKVAVLPMGTMNVLEIQPFRSFADIRSMTLDNERNELYVASVSEVVQLPMAMCGAYKDNCESCMLARDPSCGWINGKCTSVYDHGNGTLLQALTHDVFLDVCASSNHGSTKGDYTEPCKNITVVPSSRYYLNCSIESHHANYTWLHHNRNIAHCGSGHRHCIHFIGNMTDELYGTYSCISQEDSFNQTLVTECLINPFEETTTTLFRAWATKASFSFWLGLFHMIVVLLLIQ, via the exons gAGAGAAAAGATTCCAGTTTGACTCCAGCGAGAACCACATTGTGCTTTATCATGAAAAAGGCACCCCTTCTGTCTATGTGGGAGCAGTTGGCATGCTTTACTACTACAACTTTGAGAACTCCACCAACTATGCG GTGTCTTTTGGTACAGAGGGAACGCTGTCTAGCTGCAGAAAACGT AAGGATGCCAAGAACTATCTCACACTCCTGGAAAAATATGAGGGCAAGCTGTTGATCTGTGGCACTAACGCTTGCAATCCTACCTGCTGGAATTGG GTAGATGGGAAGAAGGAGCCAGGGATCAATGCCCAGGGCCTGGCTCCCTTTGGCCTTGATCAAAATGACCTTGTCCTTATTGATG GTAAGGACATCTACTCTACCATCAAGAAGCACCAGTACAATGGGCGGATTCCTCGTTTCCGTCGGATTCGTGGGTCTGCAGAGCTGTACACTAGTGACACAGTGATGAATA AGCCTCAGTTTGTGAAAGCTGCTGTCATAAAGCAAAATGAGGCATACAATGATAAAATCTACTACTTCTTCCGAGAGGAGAACCCGGAATGGCCAAAGAATGCAGCGGCCCCGACGAGCGTGTCCAGGGTGGCTCAGCTGTGCAAG GGAGACCAAGGAGGCAGCGGCTCCCTCTCTGGTGCCAAGTGGACAACCTTCTTGAAGGCCACCTTGCTGTGTGTGGACTCTGCCACTGACCGGCACTTTAACCGGCTGCAGGATGTCTTCATTGTGGAGGCTGCTGATTGGCCGGAGACGAGAGTCTATGGGCTCTTCCTGAATGAGTG GGGATATGCTGCAGTCTGTGTCTATACTGTCGGCGACATTGACAAAGTCTTCCGAACATCACCGCTCAAAGGCTACAATGGCCAGCTCCCCACTGTGAGGCCTGGGCAG TGTCAAGAAGGAGAACAGCTGACTCCACCCGAGACCTTCAAAGTGGCTGACAGCCACCCTGAGGTGGCACACAAAGTGAAGCAAGATGCCATCTTATTCCACAGCAAGCATCGCTACCAGCAAATTGGGGTCCACCAAGTCCAGGTGGCAGATAAAAACACCTACACTGTTCTCTATTTGGCCACAG ACAAAGGAACCATCCACAAGGTTGCAGTGTTACCAATGGGGACCATGAATGTCCTGGAGATCCAGCCTTTCAGATCTTTTGCTGACATCCGGTCCATGACTTTGGACAATGAAAGA AATGAGCTATATGTAGCCTCTGTGAGTGAGGTGGTTCAGCTCCCCATGGCCATGTGTGGGGCATATAAGGACAACTGTGAGAGCTGCATGCTGGCGAGAGATCCTAGCTGTGGGTGGATCAATGGGAAATGCACTTCTGTTTATGACCATGGAAATGG aACACTGTTACAGGCTCTAACCCATGATGTTTTTTTGGATGTTTGTGCCTCTTCAAACCACGGCAGCACAAAAG GTGATTACACTGAGCCCTGTAAGAACATCACTGTGGTCCCATCGTCCCGCTATTATCTGAACTGCTCCATTGAATCCCACCATGCCAATTACACTTGGCTGCATCATAATCGCAACATTGCACATTGTGGCTCTGGTCATCGCCATTGCATACACTTCATAGGCAACATGACTGATGAACTCTATGGCACCTATTCCTGCATTTCCCAAGAGGATTCGTTTAACCAGACACTTGTGACTGAGTGCCTGATAAATCCCTTTGAGGAGACGACAACGACGTTGTTCAGGGCCTGGGCCACCAAAGCATCCTTCTCATTCTGGCTAGGACTATTTCATATGATAGTAGTCTTGTTGCTCATCCAGTAA
- the SEMA7A gene encoding semaphorin-7A isoform X3, protein MEGEKRFQFDSSENHIVLYHEKGTPSVYVGAVGMLYYYNFENSTNYAVSFGTEGTLSSCRKRKDAKNYLTLLEKYEGKLLICGTNACNPTCWNWVDGKKEPGINAQGLAPFGLDQNDLVLIDGKDIYSTIKKHQYNGRIPRFRRIRGSAELYTSDTVMNKPQFVKAAVIKQNEAYNDKIYYFFREENPEWPKNAAAPTSVSRVAQLCKGDQGGSGSLSGAKWTTFLKATLLCVDSATDRHFNRLQDVFIVEAADWPETRVYGLFLNEWGYAAVCVYTVGDIDKVFRTSPLKGYNGQLPTVRPGQCQEGEQLTPPETFKVADSHPEVAHKVKQDAILFHSKHRYQQIGVHQVQVADKNTYTVLYLATDKGTIHKVAVLPMGTMNVLEIQPFRSFADIRSMTLDNERNELYVASVSEVVQLPMAMCGAYKDNCESCMLARDPSCGWINGKCTSVYDHGNGTLLQALTHDVFLDVCASSNHGSTKGDYTEPCKNITVVPSSRYYLNCSIESHHANYTWLHHNRNIAHCGSGHRHCIHFIGNMTDELYGTYSCISQEDSFNQTLVTECLINPFEETTTTLFRAWATKASFSFWLGLFHMIVVLLLIQ, encoded by the exons gAGAGAAAAGATTCCAGTTTGACTCCAGCGAGAACCACATTGTGCTTTATCATGAAAAAGGCACCCCTTCTGTCTATGTGGGAGCAGTTGGCATGCTTTACTACTACAACTTTGAGAACTCCACCAACTATGCG GTGTCTTTTGGTACAGAGGGAACGCTGTCTAGCTGCAGAAAACGT AAGGATGCCAAGAACTATCTCACACTCCTGGAAAAATATGAGGGCAAGCTGTTGATCTGTGGCACTAACGCTTGCAATCCTACCTGCTGGAATTGG GTAGATGGGAAGAAGGAGCCAGGGATCAATGCCCAGGGCCTGGCTCCCTTTGGCCTTGATCAAAATGACCTTGTCCTTATTGATG GTAAGGACATCTACTCTACCATCAAGAAGCACCAGTACAATGGGCGGATTCCTCGTTTCCGTCGGATTCGTGGGTCTGCAGAGCTGTACACTAGTGACACAGTGATGAATA AGCCTCAGTTTGTGAAAGCTGCTGTCATAAAGCAAAATGAGGCATACAATGATAAAATCTACTACTTCTTCCGAGAGGAGAACCCGGAATGGCCAAAGAATGCAGCGGCCCCGACGAGCGTGTCCAGGGTGGCTCAGCTGTGCAAG GGAGACCAAGGAGGCAGCGGCTCCCTCTCTGGTGCCAAGTGGACAACCTTCTTGAAGGCCACCTTGCTGTGTGTGGACTCTGCCACTGACCGGCACTTTAACCGGCTGCAGGATGTCTTCATTGTGGAGGCTGCTGATTGGCCGGAGACGAGAGTCTATGGGCTCTTCCTGAATGAGTG GGGATATGCTGCAGTCTGTGTCTATACTGTCGGCGACATTGACAAAGTCTTCCGAACATCACCGCTCAAAGGCTACAATGGCCAGCTCCCCACTGTGAGGCCTGGGCAG TGTCAAGAAGGAGAACAGCTGACTCCACCCGAGACCTTCAAAGTGGCTGACAGCCACCCTGAGGTGGCACACAAAGTGAAGCAAGATGCCATCTTATTCCACAGCAAGCATCGCTACCAGCAAATTGGGGTCCACCAAGTCCAGGTGGCAGATAAAAACACCTACACTGTTCTCTATTTGGCCACAG ACAAAGGAACCATCCACAAGGTTGCAGTGTTACCAATGGGGACCATGAATGTCCTGGAGATCCAGCCTTTCAGATCTTTTGCTGACATCCGGTCCATGACTTTGGACAATGAAAGA AATGAGCTATATGTAGCCTCTGTGAGTGAGGTGGTTCAGCTCCCCATGGCCATGTGTGGGGCATATAAGGACAACTGTGAGAGCTGCATGCTGGCGAGAGATCCTAGCTGTGGGTGGATCAATGGGAAATGCACTTCTGTTTATGACCATGGAAATGG aACACTGTTACAGGCTCTAACCCATGATGTTTTTTTGGATGTTTGTGCCTCTTCAAACCACGGCAGCACAAAAG GTGATTACACTGAGCCCTGTAAGAACATCACTGTGGTCCCATCGTCCCGCTATTATCTGAACTGCTCCATTGAATCCCACCATGCCAATTACACTTGGCTGCATCATAATCGCAACATTGCACATTGTGGCTCTGGTCATCGCCATTGCATACACTTCATAGGCAACATGACTGATGAACTCTATGGCACCTATTCCTGCATTTCCCAAGAGGATTCGTTTAACCAGACACTTGTGACTGAGTGCCTGATAAATCCCTTTGAGGAGACGACAACGACGTTGTTCAGGGCCTGGGCCACCAAAGCATCCTTCTCATTCTGGCTAGGACTATTTCATATGATAGTAGTCTTGTTGCTCATCCAGTAA
- the SEMA7A gene encoding semaphorin-7A isoform X2 has translation MGFETRRAAFLIVMWTSQLLPPSASCRMASPRIVTSPLGEKRFQFDSSENHIVLYHEKGTPSVYVGAVGMLYYYNFENSTNYAVSFGTEGTLSSCRKRDAKNYLTLLEKYEGKLLICGTNACNPTCWNWVDGKKEPGINAQGLAPFGLDQNDLVLIDGKDIYSTIKKHQYNGRIPRFRRIRGSAELYTSDTVMNKPQFVKAAVIKQNEAYNDKIYYFFREENPEWPKNAAAPTSVSRVAQLCKGDQGGSGSLSGAKWTTFLKATLLCVDSATDRHFNRLQDVFIVEAADWPETRVYGLFLNEWGYAAVCVYTVGDIDKVFRTSPLKGYNGQLPTVRPGQCQEGEQLTPPETFKVADSHPEVAHKVKQDAILFHSKHRYQQIGVHQVQVADKNTYTVLYLATDKGTIHKVAVLPMGTMNVLEIQPFRSFADIRSMTLDNERNELYVASVSEVVQLPMAMCGAYKDNCESCMLARDPSCGWINGKCTSVYDHGNGTLLQALTHDVFLDVCASSNHGSTKGDYTEPCKNITVVPSSRYYLNCSIESHHANYTWLHHNRNIAHCGSGHRHCIHFIGNMTDELYGTYSCISQEDSFNQTLVTECLINPFEETTTTLFRAWATKASFSFWLGLFHMIVVLLLIQ, from the exons gAGAGAAAAGATTCCAGTTTGACTCCAGCGAGAACCACATTGTGCTTTATCATGAAAAAGGCACCCCTTCTGTCTATGTGGGAGCAGTTGGCATGCTTTACTACTACAACTTTGAGAACTCCACCAACTATGCG GTGTCTTTTGGTACAGAGGGAACGCTGTCTAGCTGCAGAAAACGT GATGCCAAGAACTATCTCACACTCCTGGAAAAATATGAGGGCAAGCTGTTGATCTGTGGCACTAACGCTTGCAATCCTACCTGCTGGAATTGG GTAGATGGGAAGAAGGAGCCAGGGATCAATGCCCAGGGCCTGGCTCCCTTTGGCCTTGATCAAAATGACCTTGTCCTTATTGATG GTAAGGACATCTACTCTACCATCAAGAAGCACCAGTACAATGGGCGGATTCCTCGTTTCCGTCGGATTCGTGGGTCTGCAGAGCTGTACACTAGTGACACAGTGATGAATA AGCCTCAGTTTGTGAAAGCTGCTGTCATAAAGCAAAATGAGGCATACAATGATAAAATCTACTACTTCTTCCGAGAGGAGAACCCGGAATGGCCAAAGAATGCAGCGGCCCCGACGAGCGTGTCCAGGGTGGCTCAGCTGTGCAAG GGAGACCAAGGAGGCAGCGGCTCCCTCTCTGGTGCCAAGTGGACAACCTTCTTGAAGGCCACCTTGCTGTGTGTGGACTCTGCCACTGACCGGCACTTTAACCGGCTGCAGGATGTCTTCATTGTGGAGGCTGCTGATTGGCCGGAGACGAGAGTCTATGGGCTCTTCCTGAATGAGTG GGGATATGCTGCAGTCTGTGTCTATACTGTCGGCGACATTGACAAAGTCTTCCGAACATCACCGCTCAAAGGCTACAATGGCCAGCTCCCCACTGTGAGGCCTGGGCAG TGTCAAGAAGGAGAACAGCTGACTCCACCCGAGACCTTCAAAGTGGCTGACAGCCACCCTGAGGTGGCACACAAAGTGAAGCAAGATGCCATCTTATTCCACAGCAAGCATCGCTACCAGCAAATTGGGGTCCACCAAGTCCAGGTGGCAGATAAAAACACCTACACTGTTCTCTATTTGGCCACAG ACAAAGGAACCATCCACAAGGTTGCAGTGTTACCAATGGGGACCATGAATGTCCTGGAGATCCAGCCTTTCAGATCTTTTGCTGACATCCGGTCCATGACTTTGGACAATGAAAGA AATGAGCTATATGTAGCCTCTGTGAGTGAGGTGGTTCAGCTCCCCATGGCCATGTGTGGGGCATATAAGGACAACTGTGAGAGCTGCATGCTGGCGAGAGATCCTAGCTGTGGGTGGATCAATGGGAAATGCACTTCTGTTTATGACCATGGAAATGG aACACTGTTACAGGCTCTAACCCATGATGTTTTTTTGGATGTTTGTGCCTCTTCAAACCACGGCAGCACAAAAG GTGATTACACTGAGCCCTGTAAGAACATCACTGTGGTCCCATCGTCCCGCTATTATCTGAACTGCTCCATTGAATCCCACCATGCCAATTACACTTGGCTGCATCATAATCGCAACATTGCACATTGTGGCTCTGGTCATCGCCATTGCATACACTTCATAGGCAACATGACTGATGAACTCTATGGCACCTATTCCTGCATTTCCCAAGAGGATTCGTTTAACCAGACACTTGTGACTGAGTGCCTGATAAATCCCTTTGAGGAGACGACAACGACGTTGTTCAGGGCCTGGGCCACCAAAGCATCCTTCTCATTCTGGCTAGGACTATTTCATATGATAGTAGTCTTGTTGCTCATCCAGTAA